A portion of the Brevundimonas pondensis genome contains these proteins:
- a CDS encoding DUF4136 domain-containing protein encodes MARSPMLALIAVLLLAGCASAPRVEVVAPSAFAAEAATYRLADATSSDAVDAVKRRLAARGWRETATAPDWIIDVAYGVRSQRTGAFTDEAAREGQWTTSPVLPQWWARGRRLHVLSLTLNKSGAAPVVHEISASTAVSDRKASTALEVLAEAVVAELPAGL; translated from the coding sequence ATGGCCCGTTCTCCCATGCTCGCCTTGATCGCCGTCCTGCTCCTGGCGGGCTGCGCCTCTGCGCCTCGTGTCGAGGTCGTCGCGCCTTCGGCTTTCGCAGCCGAGGCGGCGACCTATCGTCTGGCCGACGCCACGTCCAGCGACGCAGTCGATGCGGTGAAGCGGCGCCTCGCCGCACGCGGCTGGCGTGAAACCGCGACGGCGCCCGACTGGATCATCGACGTGGCCTATGGAGTCCGCTCGCAAAGGACAGGCGCCTTTACCGATGAAGCGGCGCGCGAGGGCCAGTGGACGACCTCTCCGGTCCTGCCGCAGTGGTGGGCCAGGGGGCGCAGGCTGCATGTTCTCAGCCTGACCCTGAACAAGTCCGGCGCCGCCCCTGTCGTGCATGAGATCAGCGCCAGCACCGCCGTCAGCGACCGCAAGGCGTCGACGGCGCTGGAGGTCCTGGCCGAAGCGGTCGTCGCGGAGCTGCCCGCGGGGCTCTGA
- a CDS encoding CHASE2 domain-containing protein, protein MKAQGWLGARLTGRRALIEWGLVAALTAVLVGWLSLSPTADRADNLMYDALIRLQDGPANESVVIVAIDDRSLNALGRWPWPREVHAALIDRLAETGPRAVAYDVLFTEPEAGDAALAAAVARAGRVRLPLLVDAPGQNGAPWQVSEPSPELVRAAAGLGHVNMIIDGDGVVRRAPLYMQAGPRSWAQLILPLAEAGGAAPPSSPVGPEPGDALIAAAPEAIAYRGPPGRFRTLSFVDVLNGEVPADFLKDRLVLVGATAPGLGDRYATPAAPHGELSPGVEIQAALLQTLLEGGGPRTVSPVWVLILSLAPLGLLVGGFLTLRPAINMMLGAGLIILTLGLTTAAFLMAGLWFPPAAAVAGLALAYPLWSWRRLAAASAYMQSEVETFRREAAPIPIAGLAPVAATARQGDVVARQVDTLRAALRQLRDLDRFIADALRSLPDATVVAAPDGRVLVSNDRALALFGSALKSEGEETTTHLADLFLILGEPSWRRFVADDAHELDDIQTPAGQVLKVAAAGLTDAEGRTLGHIVRFADMTGVRVAERQREQALQLLSHDMRAPQVSILTLLEGRQDRADPAFERRIGDYARQTLDLAEGYVQLARAETQPYRSLVLDLGQVLVDAADTLWPQASARGVAIQTPESEDEHLVQGDPALLRRLLTNLLDNALKYGPAGGVIACTLDTAEEEGRPVCIVRIRDQGPGLSDEAKRRLFQPFGHGDADDRGSGLGLAFVRTVARRHGGRVAYEGDAQGAVFVLVLPHVTEA, encoded by the coding sequence ATGAAGGCGCAAGGCTGGCTGGGAGCGCGCCTGACCGGTCGGCGCGCCCTGATCGAATGGGGGCTGGTCGCGGCGCTGACCGCCGTCCTGGTCGGCTGGTTGTCCCTGAGCCCCACGGCCGATCGCGCAGACAACCTGATGTACGACGCCCTGATCCGTCTTCAGGACGGGCCAGCCAATGAATCCGTCGTCATCGTCGCCATTGACGACCGCAGCCTGAACGCCCTGGGCCGCTGGCCCTGGCCGCGCGAGGTTCACGCCGCCCTGATCGACCGCCTGGCCGAAACCGGTCCCCGCGCCGTCGCCTATGACGTCCTGTTCACCGAGCCAGAGGCTGGCGACGCCGCCCTGGCCGCCGCCGTGGCCCGCGCCGGCAGGGTCCGCCTGCCCCTGCTGGTCGACGCCCCCGGCCAGAACGGCGCGCCCTGGCAGGTCAGCGAGCCTTCGCCCGAGCTGGTCAGGGCGGCGGCCGGGCTGGGCCACGTCAACATGATTATCGACGGGGACGGCGTGGTGCGCCGGGCGCCGCTCTACATGCAGGCCGGCCCCCGCAGTTGGGCGCAATTGATCCTGCCCCTGGCCGAGGCAGGGGGCGCCGCCCCGCCCTCTTCGCCTGTCGGGCCCGAACCCGGCGACGCCCTGATCGCCGCCGCGCCCGAGGCCATCGCCTATCGCGGGCCGCCGGGCCGGTTTCGCACCCTGTCCTTCGTCGATGTGCTGAACGGCGAGGTTCCGGCCGATTTTCTGAAAGACCGACTGGTTCTGGTCGGCGCGACGGCCCCCGGCCTGGGCGACCGTTACGCCACGCCGGCCGCACCGCACGGCGAACTGAGCCCCGGCGTCGAGATCCAGGCCGCCCTGTTGCAGACCCTTCTGGAGGGGGGCGGCCCCCGCACGGTTTCCCCGGTCTGGGTGCTGATCCTGTCCCTGGCGCCCCTGGGCCTGTTGGTGGGGGGCTTCCTGACCCTGCGTCCGGCGATCAACATGATGCTGGGCGCGGGCCTGATCATCCTGACGCTGGGGCTGACGACGGCCGCCTTCCTGATGGCGGGTCTGTGGTTTCCGCCGGCTGCCGCCGTGGCGGGCCTGGCCCTGGCCTATCCGTTGTGGAGCTGGCGACGCCTTGCCGCCGCATCGGCCTATATGCAGAGCGAGGTCGAGACCTTCCGTCGCGAGGCGGCCCCCATCCCGATCGCCGGGCTGGCCCCCGTCGCCGCGACCGCGCGTCAAGGCGACGTGGTGGCCCGCCAGGTCGACACCCTGCGCGCCGCGCTGCGCCAGCTGCGGGACCTGGACCGCTTCATCGCCGACGCCCTGCGCAGTTTGCCCGACGCCACCGTCGTAGCCGCTCCCGACGGCCGGGTTCTGGTTTCCAACGACCGGGCCCTGGCTCTGTTCGGCTCAGCTCTGAAAAGCGAGGGAGAAGAGACGACGACGCATCTGGCTGACCTCTTCCTGATCCTGGGCGAGCCGTCCTGGCGGCGTTTCGTCGCCGACGACGCCCACGAACTGGACGACATCCAGACGCCGGCCGGCCAGGTGCTGAAGGTCGCGGCCGCCGGCCTGACCGACGCCGAGGGGCGGACGCTGGGGCACATTGTTCGTTTCGCCGACATGACCGGCGTCCGCGTCGCCGAACGTCAGAGAGAGCAGGCCCTGCAACTGCTCAGCCACGACATGCGCGCGCCCCAGGTCTCGATACTGACCCTTCTGGAAGGCCGTCAGGACCGCGCCGATCCCGCCTTCGAGCGTCGTATCGGCGACTATGCCCGCCAGACGCTGGATCTGGCCGAAGGCTATGTCCAGCTGGCCCGTGCTGAAACCCAGCCCTATCGCAGCCTCGTCCTCGACCTGGGTCAGGTGCTGGTGGACGCCGCCGACACCCTGTGGCCCCAGGCCTCGGCGCGGGGCGTCGCCATCCAGACGCCCGAGAGCGAGGACGAGCACCTGGTTCAGGGCGATCCGGCCCTGCTGCGGCGTCTGCTGACCAACCTGCTGGACAACGCCCTGAAGTACGGGCCGGCCGGCGGCGTCATCGCCTGCACCCTGGACACCGCAGAGGAAGAGGGGCGTCCCGTGTGCATCGTCCGCATCCGCGATCAGGGACCGGGCCTCTCGGACGAGGCGAAACGTCGCCTGTTCCAGCCCTTCGGCCATGGCGACGCCGATGATCGCGGTTCAGGCCTGGGTCTGGCCTTCGTTCGCACCGTCGCCCGTCGCCACGGCGGACGGGTCGCCTATGAGGGCGACGCCCAGGGGGCTGTCTTCGTGCTGGTCCTGCCGCACGTGACCGAGGCCTAG
- the purD gene encoding phosphoribosylamine--glycine ligase — MNILLVGSGGREHALAWKIAQSPLVTRLVAAPGNPGMAKHAELKPGIKATDADALAALAREMKADLVVVGPESALAEGLADRLNAAGIPCFGPTAKAAQLETSKAFSKAFLQRHGIPTAGYGVYEDVAEAKAALNQYSAPYVIKADGLAAGKGVAISPDKADAEAEIERMLGGRFGSAGSRVVIEEFMDGEEGSLFALCDGQRAVLFGGAQDHKRAFDGDLGPNTGGMGAYSPAPVFTPELVQQADERVVQPTIRMMAAEGAPYRGVLYAGLMATNEGPKVVEFNARFGDPECQVLMMRFDGDIVPLLLACARGDLTKAPTPRFKDGVVITVVLAAKGYPDSPLEGSVIRGADQDFGPHVQVFHAGTKKREDGVLVAAGGRVLNVCARGADIAEARARAYEAIAKIDWPGGFHRTDIGWRALEPR; from the coding sequence ATGAACATTCTGCTCGTCGGATCCGGAGGGCGTGAACACGCCCTGGCCTGGAAGATCGCCCAGTCGCCGCTGGTCACGCGGCTTGTCGCCGCGCCCGGCAATCCCGGCATGGCGAAACACGCCGAGCTGAAGCCGGGGATCAAGGCGACCGACGCCGACGCCCTGGCCGCCCTGGCGCGCGAGATGAAGGCGGACCTGGTCGTGGTCGGCCCCGAATCGGCCCTGGCGGAAGGGCTGGCCGACCGTCTGAACGCGGCGGGCATCCCCTGCTTCGGCCCGACGGCCAAGGCGGCGCAGCTGGAAACCTCCAAGGCCTTCTCCAAGGCCTTCCTGCAACGTCATGGCATCCCGACGGCGGGCTACGGCGTCTATGAGGACGTGGCCGAGGCCAAGGCGGCGCTGAACCAGTATTCGGCGCCCTATGTCATCAAGGCCGACGGTCTGGCGGCGGGCAAGGGCGTGGCCATCAGCCCTGACAAGGCGGACGCCGAGGCCGAGATCGAGCGGATGCTGGGCGGACGCTTCGGTTCGGCCGGATCGCGCGTCGTGATCGAGGAGTTCATGGACGGCGAGGAGGGCTCGCTGTTCGCCCTGTGCGACGGCCAGCGCGCCGTCCTGTTCGGCGGGGCGCAGGACCACAAGCGCGCCTTCGACGGCGACCTGGGGCCCAATACGGGCGGCATGGGCGCCTATTCCCCGGCGCCGGTCTTCACCCCCGAACTGGTGCAGCAGGCCGACGAGCGCGTGGTCCAGCCGACCATCCGCATGATGGCCGCCGAAGGCGCGCCCTATCGCGGCGTCCTCTACGCCGGCCTGATGGCGACGAACGAAGGCCCCAAGGTGGTCGAGTTCAACGCCCGCTTCGGCGACCCGGAATGTCAGGTGCTGATGATGCGCTTTGACGGCGACATCGTGCCGCTGCTGCTGGCCTGCGCGCGCGGCGACCTGACCAAGGCCCCGACGCCCCGGTTCAAGGACGGGGTGGTCATCACCGTGGTCCTGGCGGCCAAGGGCTATCCCGACAGCCCGCTGGAGGGCTCGGTCATCCGCGGCGCCGATCAGGACTTCGGCCCCCATGTCCAGGTCTTCCACGCGGGAACGAAGAAACGCGAGGACGGGGTTCTGGTCGCGGCGGGCGGTCGCGTGCTGAACGTTTGCGCTCGCGGCGCCGACATCGCCGAGGCGCGCGCTCGCGCCTATGAAGCCATCGCCAAGATCGACTGGCCCGGCGGTTTCCATCGCACCGACATCGGTTGGCGGGCGCTGGAGCCGCGTTAA
- a CDS encoding response regulator transcription factor has product MKIAVLDDDPVQLEAISGVATAAGYRPTLFSRAQALISALRKDTFDLLIVDWNLPDRSGLEVLAWARTNLKPPPPMLLVTSRAEDEDIVAGLNAGADDYLPKPLSPVVLEARIKALMRRAYAQAAAPGPETYGDTAFHETAGSVTRNGRTVTLTAKEFALARLLFRNLHRALSRTYILETVWGNEPNLNSRSLDMHISRIRTKLDLRPEQGFRLTPIYSYGYRLERIDADPVGGEVVQSLGEDA; this is encoded by the coding sequence ATGAAGATCGCAGTTCTCGACGACGACCCCGTCCAGCTGGAAGCCATTTCCGGCGTAGCGACAGCGGCTGGCTATCGTCCAACACTCTTCTCACGAGCCCAGGCGCTGATCTCGGCCCTGCGCAAGGACACCTTCGATCTTCTGATCGTTGACTGGAATCTGCCGGACCGTTCCGGCCTGGAGGTTCTGGCCTGGGCCCGCACGAATCTGAAGCCGCCTCCGCCCATGCTGCTGGTCACCAGCCGCGCCGAGGACGAGGACATTGTCGCCGGGCTGAACGCCGGAGCCGACGACTATCTGCCCAAGCCCCTGTCGCCCGTGGTTCTGGAAGCGCGGATCAAGGCCCTGATGCGTCGCGCCTATGCGCAGGCCGCCGCGCCCGGCCCGGAGACCTACGGCGACACCGCCTTCCACGAAACGGCCGGATCGGTAACCCGCAACGGCAGGACGGTGACCCTGACAGCCAAGGAATTCGCCCTGGCCCGGCTGCTGTTCCGCAACCTGCACCGCGCCCTGTCGCGGACCTACATCCTCGAAACGGTCTGGGGCAACGAGCCCAATCTGAACAGCCGATCCCTGGACATGCACATCTCGCGCATCCGCACCAAGCTGGACCTGCGACCTGAACAGGGCTTCCGCCTGACCCCCATCTACAGCTACGGATACCGGCTGGAACGGATCGACGCCGATCCGGTCGGCGGCGAAGTCGTCCAATCCCTGGGCGAGGACGCGTAA
- a CDS encoding FecR domain-containing protein produces the protein MNGHRAAVVGLTAALLAASPAMAQSRPTPPVETVDYVVRPGDTLVDLAVAYLNRPADYRQVQRDNRVTNPRRMAVGRSLAIPVALLRADPDQARIAGFRGAVLLTQGGRAATPVQGQTVIEDAVLTTGANAFVRLALSDGSHVVVPSNSRVRLSRLRRYALNGAVDHALTVEAGRAESRVTPRRRPGGFVVRTPVSVSAVRGTDFRVSFNDDADRSATEVIEGVVEVDSGDGLSEALALADQGVSSGAADTRLLPLLPAPALNDPDAVQSGPVIDFALTPLDGASIYRGRLATDAGMIDAFAEADSAPGAARLTYPELADGAYFLRLSALSGEGLEGRSTTYSFIRARNGVGGLAVGSEARDKRRFYRFRWEAEGEGEARFRFQLSREGADGQPEGPPLIDQPGVSEEAFTLSDLPPGVYTWRVQGSRHRFGRLLQVWSEPQQLRIGR, from the coding sequence ATGAATGGACACCGGGCGGCCGTCGTCGGCCTTACGGCGGCGCTGCTCGCAGCCTCGCCCGCCATGGCCCAGTCGCGGCCAACGCCGCCGGTCGAGACCGTCGACTATGTGGTGCGGCCTGGCGACACCCTGGTTGATCTGGCCGTCGCCTACCTGAACCGGCCCGCGGATTACCGCCAGGTCCAGCGCGACAATCGGGTGACCAACCCGCGTCGCATGGCTGTTGGACGCAGCCTGGCCATTCCGGTCGCCCTGTTGCGCGCCGATCCCGATCAGGCGCGCATCGCCGGCTTCCGAGGCGCGGTGCTTCTGACCCAGGGCGGGCGGGCTGCAACGCCGGTTCAGGGCCAGACCGTCATCGAGGACGCCGTCCTGACCACGGGCGCCAACGCCTTCGTCCGCCTGGCCCTGTCGGACGGCAGCCATGTCGTCGTCCCCTCCAACAGCCGGGTGCGCCTCAGCCGCCTGCGCCGTTACGCCCTGAACGGCGCCGTCGATCACGCCCTGACCGTCGAGGCCGGACGCGCCGAATCCCGCGTCACGCCGCGCCGTCGCCCCGGTGGTTTCGTGGTGCGCACCCCGGTCTCGGTTTCGGCCGTGCGCGGCACCGACTTCCGCGTCTCGTTCAATGACGACGCCGACCGCTCCGCCACCGAGGTCATCGAGGGCGTGGTCGAGGTCGATTCCGGCGACGGTCTCAGCGAGGCCCTCGCCCTGGCCGATCAGGGCGTCTCCAGCGGCGCGGCCGACACCCGCCTGCTGCCGCTGTTGCCCGCGCCGGCCCTGAACGATCCGGATGCGGTGCAGTCGGGTCCGGTCATCGACTTCGCCCTGACGCCCCTGGACGGCGCCTCTATCTATCGCGGACGGCTGGCGACGGACGCCGGCATGATCGACGCCTTCGCCGAAGCCGACAGCGCCCCCGGCGCGGCGCGTCTGACCTATCCCGAACTGGCTGACGGCGCCTATTTCCTGCGCCTCAGCGCCCTGTCCGGCGAAGGGTTGGAGGGGCGCAGCACGACCTACAGCTTCATTCGCGCCCGCAACGGCGTCGGCGGGCTGGCGGTCGGCAGCGAGGCTCGCGACAAACGCCGCTTCTACCGCTTCCGCTGGGAGGCCGAAGGCGAAGGCGAAGCCCGCTTCCGCTTTCAGCTGTCGCGCGAGGGCGCCGACGGTCAACCGGAAGGCCCGCCCCTGATTGATCAGCCCGGCGTGTCAGAGGAAGCCTTCACGCTCAGCGACCTGCCGCCAGGCGTCTATACATGGCGAGTGCAGGGGTCGCGCCATCGCTTCGGCCGCCTTCTGCAGGTCTGGTCGGAACCGCAGCAACTGCGCATCGGGCGCTAG
- a CDS encoding metal-dependent hydrolase family protein, protein MKKLALIVTVAVLAATAAQAQQAPAVAAVSAEQPTTFVQVGRLLADPASGRVLRDKTLVIRGNQVVEIRDGFVGDGKVVDLRGAFVLPGLIDSHVHLTGQQNPNGRLENVTESNATQAMIGARYARRTLNAGFTTVADLGASNEAIFALRDAVRRGDVPGPRIIAAGSAVSVHGGHGDINGYREDVMHVLSPESVCSGVEDCMRAVRLQVRSGADIIKITATGGVLSNTAAGLAQQFSEDELAAIVASAHRMGRQVTAHAHGVDGINAFLKAGGDSIEHGTYLDDESMRLFKSHNAWLVPTLMAGDYVARVAASPGNFFTPAQTAKALEAGPKMLDMARRAHAGGVRIAFGTDSGVSAHGDNAQEFALLVRAGLTPLEAIQSATVGAAEHLKIANEAGRLAPGMPADLIAVSGDPLSDVTELERVRFVMKGGQVFRQD, encoded by the coding sequence ATGAAGAAACTGGCTCTGATTGTGACCGTCGCCGTTCTGGCCGCCACCGCGGCGCAGGCGCAGCAAGCCCCTGCGGTCGCAGCCGTTTCCGCCGAACAGCCGACCACGTTCGTCCAAGTGGGGCGACTTCTGGCCGATCCGGCCAGCGGGCGGGTGCTGCGAGATAAAACTCTCGTGATCAGAGGGAACCAGGTCGTTGAAATCCGCGACGGCTTTGTCGGCGACGGCAAGGTGGTCGATCTGCGCGGGGCCTTCGTCCTGCCGGGCCTGATCGACAGCCATGTTCACCTGACCGGCCAGCAGAACCCCAATGGGCGTCTGGAGAACGTCACCGAGTCGAACGCGACCCAGGCCATGATCGGCGCCCGCTATGCGCGTCGCACCCTGAACGCCGGCTTCACCACGGTCGCCGACCTGGGCGCCAGCAACGAGGCCATCTTCGCCCTGCGCGACGCCGTGCGGCGCGGCGATGTGCCGGGGCCGCGCATCATCGCGGCGGGCTCAGCCGTGTCGGTCCACGGCGGTCACGGGGACATCAACGGCTATCGTGAGGACGTCATGCACGTCCTGTCGCCGGAAAGCGTCTGCTCGGGCGTCGAGGACTGCATGAGGGCCGTGCGCCTTCAGGTCCGCAGCGGCGCCGACATCATCAAGATCACCGCCACCGGCGGCGTCCTGTCCAACACGGCGGCGGGCCTGGCCCAGCAGTTCAGCGAGGACGAACTGGCCGCCATCGTCGCCTCGGCTCACCGCATGGGGCGCCAGGTCACGGCCCACGCCCATGGCGTCGACGGCATCAACGCCTTCCTGAAGGCGGGCGGCGACTCCATCGAGCACGGCACCTATCTGGACGACGAATCCATGCGGCTGTTCAAGTCGCACAACGCCTGGCTGGTGCCGACCCTGATGGCCGGCGACTATGTGGCCCGCGTGGCCGCCAGCCCTGGAAACTTCTTCACCCCGGCCCAGACCGCCAAGGCGCTGGAGGCCGGCCCCAAGATGCTGGACATGGCGCGCCGCGCCCATGCGGGCGGAGTCCGCATCGCCTTCGGTACTGACTCGGGCGTCTCGGCCCACGGCGACAACGCCCAGGAGTTCGCGCTTCTGGTTCGCGCGGGTCTGACCCCGCTGGAGGCCATCCAGTCGGCCACGGTCGGCGCCGCCGAACACCTGAAGATCGCCAATGAGGCCGGGCGTCTTGCGCCGGGCATGCCGGCCGATCTGATCGCCGTCTCGGGCGATCCGCTGAGCGATGTGACCGAACTTGAGCGCGTCCGTTTCGTGATGAAGGGCGGCCAGGTCTTCCGTCAGGACTGA
- a CDS encoding 3-deoxy-D-manno-octulosonic acid transferase, whose amino-acid sequence MIFSPALIAYRLLTRLIEPLAPRLLDARVKQGKEDPQRVDERLGLAGVTRPEGPLIWIHGVSVGEALSILPLAERIRKDRPDVTVLVTTGTLTSAQILAGRLPPGVIHQFAPVDSPGAVAAFLDHWRPTVGVFVESELWPNLLTTARKRGVALALVSARITGKTAEGWKKAPGMARALMASFNHVWPQDQASADRLTALGARVDGQVNLKLSGEPLPYDKGEFGRLSALIDDRPVVVAASTHEHEEMAIVGALDHLADRLFLIVVPRHPDRADEIARSLAQDGYSFARRSLRQPVTDQTDIYLADTLGELGLFMRLADVVVMGGSFAPALGGGAVGGHNPLEPARLTKPVVTGPDASNWTAVTRMLKQSGGLVTVLSPAELPGVVGPLLADPDAARDMGERARRAAEAAAAGLDRLWLALQAHLPAAPSRGRR is encoded by the coding sequence GTGATCTTCAGCCCCGCCCTGATCGCCTATCGCCTGCTGACCCGGCTGATCGAGCCCCTGGCCCCGCGTCTGCTGGACGCCCGCGTCAAGCAGGGCAAGGAGGACCCGCAGAGGGTCGACGAACGGCTGGGACTGGCCGGCGTGACGCGTCCCGAGGGGCCGCTGATCTGGATTCACGGCGTCAGCGTCGGCGAGGCCCTGTCCATCCTGCCCCTGGCCGAGCGCATCCGGAAGGACCGCCCCGACGTGACGGTTCTGGTCACCACCGGCACCCTGACCTCGGCGCAGATTCTGGCTGGACGTCTGCCGCCCGGCGTCATCCACCAGTTCGCCCCGGTGGACAGCCCCGGCGCCGTCGCCGCCTTCCTCGACCACTGGCGGCCGACCGTCGGCGTCTTCGTCGAGAGCGAGCTGTGGCCCAACCTGCTGACGACGGCCCGGAAACGCGGCGTCGCCCTGGCCCTGGTCAGCGCCCGCATCACCGGCAAGACCGCCGAGGGCTGGAAGAAGGCCCCCGGCATGGCCCGCGCCCTGATGGCGAGCTTCAATCATGTCTGGCCTCAGGATCAGGCCAGCGCCGACCGGCTGACGGCGCTGGGCGCCCGCGTCGACGGTCAGGTGAACCTGAAGCTGTCGGGCGAGCCCCTGCCCTATGACAAGGGCGAGTTCGGCCGCCTGTCGGCCCTGATCGACGACCGCCCGGTCGTGGTCGCCGCCAGCACCCACGAGCACGAGGAAATGGCCATCGTCGGGGCGCTGGATCATCTGGCCGACCGCCTGTTCCTGATCGTCGTGCCCCGCCATCCCGACCGCGCCGACGAGATCGCCCGCTCGCTGGCTCAGGACGGCTACAGCTTCGCCAGGCGCAGCCTGCGCCAGCCGGTGACGGATCAGACCGACATCTATCTGGCCGACACGCTCGGCGAACTGGGCCTGTTCATGCGCCTGGCCGACGTGGTGGTCATGGGCGGCTCGTTCGCGCCTGCGCTCGGCGGCGGCGCCGTCGGCGGCCACAATCCGCTGGAGCCCGCGCGTCTGACCAAGCCCGTCGTCACCGGCCCCGACGCCAGCAACTGGACCGCTGTGACACGGATGCTGAAGCAATCCGGCGGCCTGGTCACGGTGTTGTCGCCTGCCGAACTGCCGGGCGTCGTCGGCCCCTTGCTGGCCGATCCCGACGCCGCGCGCGACATGGGCGAGCGTGCCCGCCGCGCCGCCGAGGCCGCCGCCGCCGGGCTGGACCGCCTGTGGCTGGCGCTTCAGGCCCATCTGCCCGCCGCCCCGTCGCGAGGCCGCCGATGA
- a CDS encoding murein L,D-transpeptidase catalytic domain-containing protein — protein sequence MRLSRRGLILGGSALLAGCSSAASTTNLQLAGAAPASLPVLPIPAATPQPVAATRVSGPVIDPHGVVRKDLMERAHAALDTHGHKISRRDRMYLVDFQKFSGEDRLYEVDLEGGWVTAYRTSHGRGSDPAHSGFAQRFSNEMDSHMSSIGAYATAGANWGSQQGPNVLLDGLEYSNSRARERAIIIHGADYADPAFLAREGKLGRSYGCFSVSHADLVPLRERMGEGRLLFAMT from the coding sequence ATGCGGCTTTCCAGACGTGGCTTGATCCTGGGCGGTTCGGCCCTGTTGGCGGGATGTTCTTCCGCCGCTTCGACCACCAACCTCCAGCTCGCCGGCGCCGCGCCTGCCAGCCTCCCCGTCCTTCCGATTCCCGCCGCGACGCCGCAACCGGTCGCCGCAACCAGGGTCAGCGGCCCCGTCATCGATCCCCACGGCGTCGTCCGCAAGGACCTGATGGAGCGCGCCCACGCCGCGCTGGACACCCACGGCCACAAGATTTCCAGACGCGACCGCATGTACCTGGTCGATTTTCAGAAGTTCTCGGGCGAGGACCGCCTCTATGAGGTCGATCTGGAAGGCGGCTGGGTCACGGCCTATCGCACCAGCCACGGTCGCGGCTCGGACCCGGCGCACTCGGGCTTCGCCCAGCGGTTCTCGAACGAGATGGACAGCCACATGTCGTCCATAGGCGCCTACGCCACGGCCGGCGCCAACTGGGGGTCGCAGCAGGGGCCGAACGTCCTGCTGGACGGGCTGGAGTATTCCAACAGCCGCGCCCGCGAACGCGCCATCATCATCCATGGCGCCGACTACGCCGACCCGGCCTTCCTGGCGCGCGAAGGCAAGCTGGGCCGTTCCTACGGCTGCTTCTCGGTGTCCCACGCCGATCTCGTTCCCTTGCGCGAGCGCATGGGCGAGGGTCGGCTTCTGTTCGCCATGACCTAG
- the lpxK gene encoding tetraacyldisaccharide 4'-kinase encodes MKLNTPRWWYSRDRRHAPVARMLLKPASWIWAGVTARRIARAAPVDPGAPVISIGNLTVGGSGKTPIAREVLRLLQAQGIKAAALSRGYGGALQGPVQVDLAVHAAADVGDEPLMLAQDAPAWIARDRVAGARAAVAAGAEALVLDDAHQNTALQKTLSLIVVDGETRGDEWPFGDGSVFPSGPMREPLKAGLARADAVVILLPADLAEADPELVATFGALPVFIARLEPAAAPPSGPQVGFAGIAKPWKVERSLLAAGCDLKDFVPFPDHAQLSDRDLAFLSERANLFGAGLVTTEKDWVRLSPEWRMRITAWPVRARFEHEAGLENFLVNTLGFTHP; translated from the coding sequence ATGAAGCTGAACACGCCCCGCTGGTGGTACAGCCGCGACCGTCGCCATGCGCCCGTCGCGCGGATGCTGCTCAAGCCCGCCTCGTGGATCTGGGCCGGAGTCACCGCGCGCCGCATCGCCCGCGCCGCGCCCGTCGATCCCGGCGCCCCCGTGATCTCCATCGGCAACCTGACCGTCGGCGGTTCGGGCAAGACCCCGATCGCGCGCGAGGTGCTGCGTCTGCTGCAGGCCCAGGGGATCAAGGCCGCCGCCCTGTCGCGCGGCTATGGCGGTGCGCTGCAAGGGCCGGTACAGGTCGATCTGGCCGTCCACGCCGCCGCCGACGTCGGCGATGAGCCCTTGATGCTGGCCCAGGATGCCCCCGCCTGGATCGCGCGCGACCGCGTGGCCGGCGCCAGGGCCGCCGTCGCCGCCGGGGCCGAGGCCCTGGTGCTGGACGACGCCCATCAGAACACGGCCCTGCAAAAGACCCTCAGCCTGATCGTCGTCGACGGCGAGACGCGCGGCGACGAATGGCCTTTCGGCGACGGCTCGGTCTTCCCGTCCGGCCCGATGCGCGAGCCGCTGAAGGCGGGCCTTGCTCGCGCCGACGCGGTTGTCATCCTGCTGCCCGCCGATCTGGCTGAAGCCGATCCCGAGCTGGTCGCGACCTTCGGCGCCCTGCCCGTCTTCATCGCCCGGCTGGAGCCCGCCGCCGCCCCGCCGTCCGGGCCGCAGGTCGGCTTCGCCGGTATCGCCAAGCCGTGGAAGGTCGAGCGTTCGCTGCTCGCCGCCGGCTGCGACCTGAAGGACTTTGTCCCCTTCCCCGATCACGCCCAACTGTCGGATCGCGACCTCGCGTTCCTGAGCGAGCGGGCGAATTTGTTCGGGGCGGGCCTGGTGACGACGGAAAAGGACTGGGTGCGCCTGTCGCCGGAATGGCGCATGCGAATCACCGCCTGGCCGGTCAGGGCGCGGTTCGAGCACGAGGCCGGTCTGGAAAATTTCCTAGTAAATACACTTGGTTTTACGCACCCCTGA